The sequence AAATTCAAGCACTGTCACCCGCCCAAGCGGCCGCAAACCGAAAGACTTGCGCCCCGTCACGATTACGCGCTCCTTTACCAAGCATGCGGAAGGCTCTGTTCTGATTGCCTTTGGCGACACTAAGGTGCTATGCACTGCCAGTATCTTGGATAAGGTACCCCCTCATAAAAGAGGCTCCGGAGAGGGTTGGGTTACCGCCGAGTACGGCATGCTCCCCCGCTCTACTCACACCCGCAGTGATCGTGAAGCTGCAAGAGGCAAACAGTCTGGTCGTACACAAGAAATCCAACGCCTCATTGGCCGCGCCATGCGTAGCATCTTTAATCTCGAAATTTTGGGTGAGCGCACCATTCATTTAGATTGTGATGTCTTGCAAGCAGATGGTGGCACTCGCACCGCTTCTATCACTGGCGCTTATGTTGCCGCTA comes from Polynucleobacter sp. MWH-Svant-W18 and encodes:
- the rph gene encoding ribonuclease PH; translation: MSSPNSSTVTRPSGRKPKDLRPVTITRSFTKHAEGSVLIAFGDTKVLCTASILDKVPPHKRGSGEGWVTAEYGMLPRSTHTRSDREAARGKQSGRTQEIQRLIGRAMRSIFNLEILGERTIHLDCDVLQADGGTRTASITGAYVAARDAVNQLLKSGALAQDPIIDSVAAISVGIYQGTPVLDLDYPEDSSCDTDMNVVMTGKGGMIEVQGTAEGVAFSRAELTALLDLAEHGITELTQLQMDALR